In Bacteroidota bacterium, the genomic stretch CGATATACAGATGTTGGTGATGTTTACGTTGCGGTCTATCAGCCAGGTTACTTCATTGCCGGGGAACTTTTTCTCCCTCAATAAATTGGCAATATAAATCAATTCTGAAACGGGAGCCTTTTCATATAAAAATAATCCTTCAGCGGCATTGAGAAATTGTAAATCCAGAGCCTTATGGTATAAGTCGGAAAATGACTGCATGTTGAATTTCATTAAAATAATCGTGGGCAAAAGTAAGAATAAATCTTCTTCAGTTTCAGAATGAATAGCTTAACTTTGTTTTCGGTGGAGAAACTTTAATAAAAATTTTAATCTGATAGATTATGAATCTGATAATTAAAAAGATAGAGAAAATTCAGGAAAATACAAATATCGTTTTCCTTTGTCCGAAAGGTTCGGATTTAAAGCCTTTACAGCTTACAGAAAATGAGAATACTTATGTAGAAGGCTGTATCAGGGGTAAAGAGACGTTTGTTGAAATAAACCGATACAGGCAATGGCTATTTATTCAGTTCTATGAAAAAAATGCCGATAAATCCCGGCTGCTGGAAAACTTACGGAAAGCTGGCAGTAAACTTCATTCAAGCTTATGTGCCATAAAAATTGAAAAAATTGTTCTTTCCAGTGCTGATGAAGATCATTCGCTTATACTTGCATATACCGAAGGACTTGCCCTCAGTAATTACCAGTTTCTAAAATATGTTAAGGTTAAAAAAGAGAAGCAGTTTTCTCTTAAGGAAATCGGTCTGTTCGCTTCTTCTCTGGCAAATGAGCAGATCAGCAGGCTGAATTCTTTGATTGATGCAGTTTACAGAACACGCGATATGGTCAATGAGCCGGTTTCGTTCCTGGATGCTGCCCAACTTTCCAAAGAAATAGCAGAAATGGGGAAAGCATCAGGATTTAAAGTTGAAGTACTGGAAAAGAGGAAAATAGAATCCTTAAAAATGGGCGGTTTGCTTGCCGTCAACCGGGGCAGCGTGGATCCTCCAACCTTTACCATTATGGAATGGAATCCCGGGAAGGCCATAAATAAAAAACCTATTGTCCTGGTCGGGAAGG encodes the following:
- a CDS encoding peptidase M17; its protein translation is MNLIIKKIEKIQENTNIVFLCPKGSDLKPLQLTENENTYVEGCIRGKETFVEINRYRQWLFIQFYEKNADKSRLLENLRKAGSKLHSSLCAIKIEKIVLSSADEDHSLILAYTEGLALSNYQFLKYVKVKKEKQFSLKEIGLFASSLANEQISRLNSLIDAVYRTRDMVNEPVSFLDAAQLSKEIAEMGKASGFKVEVLEKRKIESLKMGGLLAVNRGSVDPPTFTIMEWNPGKAINKKPIVLVGKGIVFDTGGLSLKPTSDSMDYMKSDMSGAAAVAATIYAVAKEKLPLHLVGLVPATDNRPGNNAYTPGDIITMYDGTTVEMLNADAEGRMILADALAYAAHYEPELIIELSTLTGAAVMAVGPGATVGMGTAS